The DNA segment AATACTGACAAAGCATTGCACATTGAAATTGCCGATGAAGGTATTGGCATGACCAAAGAACACAGCAAACGTATTTTTGACCAGTTTTATAGGGTGCCAACCGGTAACCTGCACGATGTAAAAGGTTTTGGCCTTGGGCTTAACTATGTGCAGGACATCATCGAGCAAATGAACGGCTCTATAAAAGTACAGAGTGAAAAAGATAAAGGAACTACCTTTGAAATCAATTTACCGCTAAACCATAACCACAGCAAATGAAAAGAATACTATTGGTAGAAGATGATCCCAATCTTGGATTGCTCTTACAGGATTACCTTCAATTAAAGGGCAAGTTTGATGTGGTGCTATGTGCAGATGGGGAAGAAGGCCTCAAAGCATTTAGCAAACAGGAATTCGACCTTTGCATCCTGGATGTCATGATGCCCAAAAAGGATGGTTTTACCCTGGGCAAAGAAATCAGGAAGATCAATCAGGAGGTGCCCATTATTTTTGCTACGGCCAAGGCCATGATGGAAGATAAGGCATCGGCCTATGATCTGGGCGGTGATGATTACATCACCAAGCCCTTCAGGATTGAGGAGCTGCTGCTGCGGATCAATGCATTGTTAAAAAGGGTAGCTGTAAAAGAACACACTGATCCGGGACCCGCACAAACACAATTTCAGATCGGAGATTATACTTTCGATTATACCACACAGCTGATCCATTATGATGGGCTGCAGCAAAAATTATCTACCAAGGAGGCCGAGCTGCTGCGCCTGCTTTGCCTTAAGAAGAATGCCGTGCTTACCCGTGAAGAAGCATTGCTGAGCATTTGGCATGATGACAATTATTTTAACGGGCGCAGCATGGACGTGTTTTTAAGCAAACTGAGGAAATACCTTCGAGAAGATCCTAAAGTCGAGATCTTAAACGTCCATGGCAAAGGTTATAAGCTGCTGGTAAATTAAAGGAACAGCGTTTTTAATGCATACTTTCCCCAATTACCCGATTTTGCTGCAAAAGTGCTTACCGCCTCCTGAAGACCTTTCCGGTCTTTGGGCTTCCCTTTAACAGGGGGCTTAAGCTCATTGCCGGTAACCGGCCGGTCTGTTACTTTTGTGGCAAACCAGGTTACATGTTCATGGGGCATGGCCAGGCCAAGTATCATCCCCGGTAAACCGTTAAAAGACTCGGGGCCACCTGAAACCGGGATTTTATCGGTATAAAAAGCAACAATATAGATAGAGTCGGCAACAATTGCATTTGCCCGCCGGCATTCGTAACCTGCAATGTTGCGCATTTCTCCGGTCAATTTCCAGTTGATCTTTCTGACCGTATCTTTCAGCAGAAAGGTCTCTTCAAAAAATTTTTTTTGTGAGGTAAACAAACCTGTTGTCAGATCGGTATAGGTAATGTTGTCTTGTGTACCAAAAGGGATCTGGATAAAGTTGCTCCCGGCAGTTTCGTTGGCAATGGGGCTAAAAAGTGTTTGATTCCCGGCGAAATATAAGGTACTGTTTAGTTTTTTAAACTGTGGCTGGGTTCTTTTGTAATTTTCATAAGCATCAGAAAGGTAGCTGTTGCTTTGGTTTCCTACCATCTTTTTTAAAATGGCATGGGTATTTACAGAACGCTCAAATTCGATTACGCCCTGGTTGGTAAACCTTACGTTTTGTGCCTGTATGGGTCCTATGGCCAGTAACAGGTAAATAATTAGTGCAGGTATGTGTTTCATAATGCTTATTTGTTAACTGATCCGCCCATTTTATTAAAATCCCAGATTACAGAGAACATAAAGTACCGCCGTATAGTGGTATAACTGTTCTGGATGATCCTGTTGCTCCAGGCACTTCTGCTCTGGCCGGTATTCTGGTTCAGCAAATCGTTGCCTTTAATTTCCAGTGTCAGGTTCTCCTCCTTAAAGAATTTTTTGCGGATGGACGCGTTCCAGATGGTGCGTTCAAAATTGTTGTCAAATGAGGCCGTTGCTGCTGTAAACTGATAATCGGCATCGGTGTTCAGCTGAAATTTAGCCGGCAGGAACAGGGTAAACCCGGCCCTGGAGTTTAAGTTCCAGCCATTGTTGTTCACCTGTTGTTGTAAAGAGGACTGGCTGGTATTGTAACCCGGCTCGATCCGGATGTTGAAGCTGTATTTTTTTGCGTCCCATCTGGATACAGAAAAGCTGCCCGAAAAGTTATAAGACTCAGCCTCGTTCAGGGCTTTGTTGATGTAATTGTAGGCTGTATTGCCATAGGCGTTTAGACCAAGGCCTATCCTGAGGTCCAGCGATTTGATTTTCCGGTCGCCACCAAAATAAAAATTGAAGTTCTTGGGCATCTTGCTACTCAGGTTGATGGATTGATAAGTGTTTTTACCGGCAGCATCAGTGGTCATATTGCTTACTATGGCATTGCTGGTAAAACCAAAGGAGGCACCGATATAAAGGCCTTGTTCGCTGAGCACTTTATAAGAATTGTAATTCAGGTTAAAGCGGTTTGAAAATGATGGGTTCAGGTCTTTGTTACCTATGGTAATGTTTAAGGGGTCGGTGTTTACGCGTATGGGCTGTATATCGCTTAGCTGGGGCTGGGTATTGTTGCCGTTGTAGGCGAAACGAAATGTAGCCTGCTGCGAAATCTTGAGCAGGTAGGATGCCTGTGGGCTCCAGTTGATGAAATTCCGGTCAAAGTTCCGGTCATGATAAACATCATATTGGTTAAACCGTACTGCAGTTGCCTTTGTGCCAAAGTTGATGGTGGTCTTGTTTTGTTTGTAATTAAAAACTGCACCCAGCTGATTGGTAAGCTGGTTAAGTTCGTAATCGTTACTGTATAAGGTATCCAGGAGGTTATACCTTCCACTGCCTGCCTGGTTAAAAGACTTCCTGTCGGATGTCCCATTATTAAAGCCCAGGCCATAATTAAACACCAGGGCAAGGCTTTTGGAAAGCGGTTCTGTGTAGGTGAGGTTGGTATTTAATACCGAGTTTATCCCATCATTGGTCTTGTACTGGTTGATGTGGCTGACACTGTCCTGCCCGCCTGTTTCATTAAAAAAGGTATTTACAGAATTTAAAAAGCCGGCACTGGAGTTTTTGGTGAGGGAATAGCTCATGTTTGCTGAAAAAGTGCGGCGGGGTTTTTTAAATTTTAAGGTATATAAAGCACTCATGTTAAAGAGCTGATCTTTCCCATCATTGCTCAGGTTCCTTTCGCTGGTGTTGAGCAGGCCTATGCCTGCTTTTGTGCTGCTGGAATTAAATTCGGAGTTTGTTTCAGAATTTTTGAGTGTGCCATCTACGGATATTTTTAAGGTAGATACAGAATCAAGGTTGGCAAAATAACTGAGGTCCAGCTTTTGCCTGAAAATGTAATTGTCAAAGTTCTGATCGGAATTGCTGTTTAAGATCCCATCAGGCAGGTTGTTCTGGGTAAGCGTATTTTTGGTGCCCTTTACCCCCAGCGATCCTATTTTATAATTGGTGTTGAGGCTTTGTTTGTCCTTATTCCATTTGGTGTCATAATGCAGTCCACCAGTGCGTGCCAGAGGGATACCTTCATTGTTGTACCGTCCGTCATAAGATTCCAGCTCATCACCACGGCCCCCCATTGTAATCATCATGCCGCCATCATCACTAAACTCTACTGTTGTACCCGAATTGTATTTTCTGCTGTCCTGCCAGCTAAGTCCGGTTTTTCCGGTATTGGCCAGCGTACTGTAGACCGAGAATTTTTGTTTGGCCTTAAAAACATTGAACATGCCCTGCAAACCGTAAAAGTCATCCGTTCCTGCGCCGGCATCTATTTTTCCAAAGTATCCTTTTTTCTTGTCTTCCTTTAGCTTCAGGTTAATGGTCTTTTCGGTTTTGTCGTCATCTATACCAGTAAATACGGCCTGGTCGCTTTTTTTATCGTAAAGCTGTACTTTATCTACCATATCGGCCCGCAGGTTCTTTGTTACCAGGGTCGGGTCATCCCCAAAAAATTCATCCCCATCCACCAAAACTTTAGTCACCGTTTGCCCCTGGGCCGTAATTTTCCCGTCTTTGTCTACCTGTATGCCGGGCAGTTGCTGTAAAAGGTCTTCTACCCTTGCATTGGGCCGTACGGTAAAACTACCTGCATTAAATTCGGTCGTGTCCCCCTTCATTTTGATGGCGGCTATTTTTCCTTTGATGATCACATCATTCAGCAAAGTTGATTTCAGGATCATGTTCAGGCTGCCAAAGTCTTTAATTGCATGCGCGGTATCCAAGGTAAAATCTTCGGCATAGTCGGCATATCCGGGGTAGGTAACCAGTAAAATAAATTTACCGGGACGCAGCGTTGCTAAGGAAAAATTACCTTCAGCATCGGCCCTGCCAAACTTTACCAGGGTAGAATCTTGTTGGTTTAATACCGTAATAGTGGTGTTCACCAGTTTATAGGTGGCCATACTATCTGTAACAGAACCTTTAACAGCGTAACCTTGCTGGGCAGAAACTTTCAGAACAAGGCATAAGAATAGGGCAATCAGAGCAATTAATTTCATTTGGCTAGGTGTGGTTTAATCTAAAGTTATAACTAAAACTTTAGTAATAGAAATTTTTTTTTGTTAATTTTTGTTAATTTTTTTGTAATCCTGTCCTTAGCTTAAATATTGTTACTTTTATAAAAGACAATAGTTAACCGCTTTTATCTATTTATCCTCATGAAACTCAAATTGCCTTCTGTACATTCCTTATGGTTAAGTTTCCTTAGGGTCATATCCCGGTTTCCTTTACAGGTGTTACTCTCTATAACAGCTACACTGGCCTGGTGCATTGTGGTAAACCCTACCCGGGCCGTTAAACCTATAGAAGAGCAGCTGATAGAGTTTATTGCCATATGCAACCTGGGCTTGACCTTATTGCTGGCTGCCGATCTGTATGCCGAGGTAAACCATTATAGCCGGGCAAAGCAATGGGGATTGCGTTTGCTGATGGTCCTGATTTGTACCGGCCTGTACTTTTTACTGAACCCGTATTTTTACCTGGCCGATACTTACCGTATTGCCCTGCTGGCTTTTGCCTTTCACCTGCTGGTCGCTTTTGCCCCTTTTATCAGGCATGGCAATTTAAATGGTTTCTGGCAGTATAATAAATCACTTTTCCTGAGGTTTCTTACCGCTGCCCTGTATGCAGCCGTACTTTTTGCAGGGCTGGCCATTGCGCTGGTGGCTATCGACGGCCTGTTTAGTGTAAAGATTGGCTGGCAAACTTATATGCGGTTGTTTGCTGTCGTAACCGCCGGGTTTATGACCATTTTTTTCCTGGCTGGTGTGCCTGAAAGTTTTGAAGGGCCCGATACTGAAGAAACCTATCCTAAAGGCCTTAAAATATTTACCCAATATGTGCTGATTCCATTAATGACCATTTATCTGGCCATTTTACTGGTATACGAGATCAAGATCATTTTTTTGTGGGAATTGCCTAAAGGCCTGGTCTCTACGCTGATCCTCGGTTATGCCGTATTTGGCATTTTATCATTGCTGCTCATTTATCCCATTAAGGAAAAGGAGGGCAACGGCTGGATGAAATTATTTTCCAGGTTCTTTTACGTGATGATGGTGCCCCTGGTGGTATTGCTTTTACTGGCAGTGTGGAAAAGGGTAGGCAATTATGGCATTACCGAATCCAGGTATATCCTGATCATCCTGGCGGTATGGCTTACTTTTATTACGGCTTATTTCCTGGTCAGCAAAAAGCAGAACATCAAAATTATTCCGGTAAGCCTTTGTATCCTGGCACTGCTAACTACTTACGGGCCACAGAGTGCTTTTTCGGTCTCTGAATATTCTCAGCTGGCCCGCTTAAAAAAGCTGATGGCCTCTAAGGTTAAAAAAGATACAGACCAGCGTGCATCGGTTGTGCGTTACCTGGTAGAGCGGCATGGCCTGAGTGCTTTACAGCCTTTTACCCGGGTAGACTTAAGGGCACTGGAAAGTAAAATGGAACTGAAAGCGGGAAGCCAATCGCGCTATACTTTAAAAAGTGATAAAACGGATACCGCATTTGCACTGCTGAAGATTACAGACAATAGCTACAGCACAAACATAGACAACCGGCATTTTGCACCCGAAACAGAAAACCTGGTACAGGTTAAAGGTTATGATTATGTAATTGCAGTTGAAAATTATACCGACAAACAGACCTTTAAAATAAACAACATCAATCTGGAGCTTGAAAAGGTGAGGCAGTATGGTAACCTGAGGTTGAAGGTAGGGACAGCACCTGCAGTTGAATTTGATGTCAGAAAAATGGCCAAAACTGCGGTTGCCTTATATAAGGCCGGCAAATTAAAAGGCAAACCAGACGATACAGGTTATGCTTACCTGCCGCAGGACAGCCTTTCTTTAACGCATCAGCTGGGCAATATGGAAATTAAACTTTGCATCACTTCCCTCAATAGTTCCCTCAATACAGGTGATGAGGAAGACTTTACAAGATGGCTAAATTACAATGGTTACCTGCTGATTGGGTTAAAGTAGTCAATTCTTGTTAGCTTTGCAGTATGCTGAATTCAGAAAATGCCAACCCTGCGGAGCTTGCGGCCAGATTTGTAAACTATACTTCCAAACACATTTTCCTGACCGGAAAAGCGGGCACAGGCAAAACTACTTTTTTGAGGCATTTAATTGAACTTACCCATAAAAAAGCGGTAATAGCTGCACCCACAGGTATTGCGGCCATCAATGCAAGCGGGGTAACCATCCATTCTTTATTCCAGCTTCCCTTTGGGGCTTATTTGCCCAAACAACCGGCAGCAGAGGGCAACCATTACAACCAGCAGTACAATACGCCGAAATCTATTGTCAGGCATTTAAATATGACAGCTGCCAAGCGTAAGGTGCTGGTAGATATGGAATTGCTCATCATTGATGAGGTGAGCATGCTAAGGGCCGATCTGCTGGATGCGATAGATATGGTGTTGCGCTACATCAGAAGGAACAACAGCGCCAGCTTTGGTGGGGTACAGGTCTTGTTTATTGGCGACCTGCACCAGCTGCCACCCGTGGTAAAATCGAACGAGTGGACCCTGCTTGGGCAGTTTTACAACAGCGCCTATTTTTTTGATGCACATGCCCTGCA comes from the Pedobacter heparinus DSM 2366 genome and includes:
- a CDS encoding response regulator transcription factor; translated protein: MKRILLVEDDPNLGLLLQDYLQLKGKFDVVLCADGEEGLKAFSKQEFDLCILDVMMPKKDGFTLGKEIRKINQEVPIIFATAKAMMEDKASAYDLGGDDYITKPFRIEELLLRINALLKRVAVKEHTDPGPAQTQFQIGDYTFDYTTQLIHYDGLQQKLSTKEAELLRLLCLKKNAVLTREEALLSIWHDDNYFNGRSMDVFLSKLRKYLREDPKVEILNVHGKGYKLLVN
- a CDS encoding GLPGLI family protein, which encodes MKHIPALIIYLLLAIGPIQAQNVRFTNQGVIEFERSVNTHAILKKMVGNQSNSYLSDAYENYKRTQPQFKKLNSTLYFAGNQTLFSPIANETAGSNFIQIPFGTQDNITYTDLTTGLFTSQKKFFEETFLLKDTVRKINWKLTGEMRNIAGYECRRANAIVADSIYIVAFYTDKIPVSGGPESFNGLPGMILGLAMPHEHVTWFATKVTDRPVTGNELKPPVKGKPKDRKGLQEAVSTFAAKSGNWGKYALKTLFL
- a CDS encoding outer membrane beta-barrel family protein translates to MKLIALIALFLCLVLKVSAQQGYAVKGSVTDSMATYKLVNTTITVLNQQDSTLVKFGRADAEGNFSLATLRPGKFILLVTYPGYADYAEDFTLDTAHAIKDFGSLNMILKSTLLNDVIIKGKIAAIKMKGDTTEFNAGSFTVRPNARVEDLLQQLPGIQVDKDGKITAQGQTVTKVLVDGDEFFGDDPTLVTKNLRADMVDKVQLYDKKSDQAVFTGIDDDKTEKTINLKLKEDKKKGYFGKIDAGAGTDDFYGLQGMFNVFKAKQKFSVYSTLANTGKTGLSWQDSRKYNSGTTVEFSDDGGMMITMGGRGDELESYDGRYNNEGIPLARTGGLHYDTKWNKDKQSLNTNYKIGSLGVKGTKNTLTQNNLPDGILNSNSDQNFDNYIFRQKLDLSYFANLDSVSTLKISVDGTLKNSETNSEFNSSSTKAGIGLLNTSERNLSNDGKDQLFNMSALYTLKFKKPRRTFSANMSYSLTKNSSAGFLNSVNTFFNETGGQDSVSHINQYKTNDGINSVLNTNLTYTEPLSKSLALVFNYGLGFNNGTSDRKSFNQAGSGRYNLLDTLYSNDYELNQLTNQLGAVFNYKQNKTTINFGTKATAVRFNQYDVYHDRNFDRNFINWSPQASYLLKISQQATFRFAYNGNNTQPQLSDIQPIRVNTDPLNITIGNKDLNPSFSNRFNLNYNSYKVLSEQGLYIGASFGFTSNAIVSNMTTDAAGKNTYQSINLSSKMPKNFNFYFGGDRKIKSLDLRIGLGLNAYGNTAYNYINKALNEAESYNFSGSFSVSRWDAKKYSFNIRIEPGYNTSQSSLQQQVNNNGWNLNSRAGFTLFLPAKFQLNTDADYQFTAATASFDNNFERTIWNASIRKKFFKEENLTLEIKGNDLLNQNTGQSRSAWSNRIIQNSYTTIRRYFMFSVIWDFNKMGGSVNK
- a CDS encoding DUF4153 domain-containing protein; its protein translation is MKLKLPSVHSLWLSFLRVISRFPLQVLLSITATLAWCIVVNPTRAVKPIEEQLIEFIAICNLGLTLLLAADLYAEVNHYSRAKQWGLRLLMVLICTGLYFLLNPYFYLADTYRIALLAFAFHLLVAFAPFIRHGNLNGFWQYNKSLFLRFLTAALYAAVLFAGLAIALVAIDGLFSVKIGWQTYMRLFAVVTAGFMTIFFLAGVPESFEGPDTEETYPKGLKIFTQYVLIPLMTIYLAILLVYEIKIIFLWELPKGLVSTLILGYAVFGILSLLLIYPIKEKEGNGWMKLFSRFFYVMMVPLVVLLLLAVWKRVGNYGITESRYILIILAVWLTFITAYFLVSKKQNIKIIPVSLCILALLTTYGPQSAFSVSEYSQLARLKKLMASKVKKDTDQRASVVRYLVERHGLSALQPFTRVDLRALESKMELKAGSQSRYTLKSDKTDTAFALLKITDNSYSTNIDNRHFAPETENLVQVKGYDYVIAVENYTDKQTFKINNINLELEKVRQYGNLRLKVGTAPAVEFDVRKMAKTAVALYKAGKLKGKPDDTGYAYLPQDSLSLTHQLGNMEIKLCITSLNSSLNTGDEEDFTRWLNYNGYLLIGLK